In a genomic window of Amycolatopsis japonica:
- a CDS encoding DUF998 domain-containing protein has product MTITATRPHVALPARALLACGAVSGPLYFLTSLTQAAVRDGFDLTKHPASMLSNGDAGWIQVTNFLVTGVLMIAGAVGLSRTLEPGRGSTWGPRLLGVFGVSLLFAAVFKADPGNGFPAGSGPATISTAGILHMTAGSVGFLSLIAATFVFASRFSREGHRGWAAYSRATGIAFFAAFATMSSGNANAVVMLAFWAAVMLAWGWVTAVILRTTR; this is encoded by the coding sequence ATGACCATCACCGCCACCCGGCCCCACGTCGCGCTTCCCGCCCGCGCCCTGCTCGCCTGCGGCGCCGTCTCGGGCCCGCTGTACTTCCTGACCTCGCTCACCCAGGCCGCCGTACGCGACGGCTTCGACCTGACGAAGCACCCGGCGAGCATGCTGAGCAACGGCGACGCCGGCTGGATCCAGGTGACGAACTTCCTGGTCACCGGGGTCCTGATGATCGCGGGAGCGGTCGGCCTGAGCCGGACACTCGAACCGGGCAGAGGAAGCACGTGGGGGCCACGGCTGCTGGGCGTCTTCGGCGTGAGCCTGCTCTTCGCCGCGGTCTTCAAGGCCGACCCGGGCAATGGCTTCCCGGCCGGTTCCGGCCCCGCCACCATCAGCACCGCGGGCATCCTGCACATGACCGCCGGCTCGGTCGGTTTCCTCTCGCTGATCGCCGCGACCTTCGTGTTCGCGAGCCGCTTCTCCCGTGAGGGCCACCGCGGCTGGGCCGCCTACTCCCGCGCCACCGGCATCGCGTTCTTCGCCGCCTTCGCCACGATGAGCTCCGGCAACGCGAACGCCGTCGTGATGCTCGCCTTCTGGGCCGCCGTGATGCTGGCCTGGGGCTGGGTCACCGCCGTCATCCTCCGCACCACCCGCTGA
- a CDS encoding metallophosphoesterase, whose protein sequence is MPRILVRVAALIAVLALLFGVPWWTIIGSPELPAALEVLGTIVFAVAALAVPACMVLGHGPWQRDLAAKIGDLSLGLIWLLFSLSVLGNVLRLILAVSGVDSAAGIVSGVVLVAFVALAAYGMAEARRVPRLKELDVVLPRLGAGLDGLRFAIITDTHFGPLNRMKWSEKVVEVVNELDADVVAHAGDLADGSVAKRQEQVAPLGKVRAKLGKFYITGNHEYFGEAQAWLDHMRDLGWEPLHNRHLPVHQGGDTLVFAGIDDPTGAASGLPGHGPDLPAALDGVAASTPVVLLAHQPKQVKQAAEAGIDLQISGHTHGGQIWPFHLLVRLDQPVLAGLSRHGARTQLYTSRGTGFWGPPLRVFAPSEITLLTLRNGK, encoded by the coding sequence ATGCCCCGCATCCTTGTCCGCGTCGCCGCGCTGATCGCCGTCCTCGCCCTCCTGTTCGGTGTGCCGTGGTGGACGATCATCGGCTCCCCCGAGCTCCCGGCCGCGCTCGAAGTCCTCGGAACGATCGTGTTCGCCGTCGCGGCCCTCGCCGTGCCCGCGTGCATGGTCCTCGGCCACGGCCCGTGGCAGCGCGACCTCGCCGCGAAGATCGGCGACCTTTCCCTCGGGCTGATCTGGCTGCTGTTCTCGTTGTCCGTACTCGGAAACGTACTGCGGCTGATCCTCGCCGTGTCCGGAGTGGACAGTGCGGCAGGCATTGTGTCCGGCGTCGTCCTGGTGGCCTTCGTGGCGCTGGCGGCGTACGGGATGGCCGAGGCCCGGCGCGTGCCGAGGCTCAAGGAACTCGACGTCGTGCTCCCCCGCCTCGGCGCCGGACTCGACGGCCTCCGCTTCGCGATCATCACCGACACCCATTTCGGCCCGCTGAACCGGATGAAGTGGTCGGAGAAGGTCGTCGAAGTGGTGAACGAACTCGACGCCGACGTCGTGGCCCACGCGGGTGACCTCGCCGACGGTTCAGTTGCGAAGCGCCAAGAGCAGGTCGCGCCACTCGGGAAGGTGCGGGCGAAACTCGGCAAGTTCTACATCACCGGCAACCACGAGTACTTCGGCGAGGCGCAGGCCTGGCTCGACCATATGCGCGACCTCGGCTGGGAGCCGCTGCACAACCGGCATCTGCCCGTCCACCAGGGCGGCGACACACTGGTCTTCGCCGGGATCGACGACCCGACCGGCGCCGCCTCCGGCCTGCCCGGCCACGGCCCCGACCTCCCCGCCGCGCTCGACGGCGTCGCCGCGAGCACGCCGGTCGTCCTGCTCGCCCACCAGCCGAAGCAGGTCAAGCAGGCCGCGGAGGCGGGTATCGACCTCCAGATCTCCGGACACACCCACGGCGGCCAGATCTGGCCGTTCCATCTCCTGGTCCGGCTCGACCAGCCCGTGCTGGCCGGCCTTTCGCGCCACGGCGCGCGCACGCAGCTCTACACGAGCCGCGGCACCGGCTTCTGGGGACCGCCGCTGCGTGTCTTCGCGCCGAGCGAGATCACCCTCCTGACCTTGCGAAACGGCAAGTAG
- a CDS encoding ATP-binding cassette domain-containing protein, giving the protein MPSAADSHDMIQVRGARENNLADVSVDIPKRRLTVFTGVSGSGKSSLVFGTIAAESQRLINETYTAFIQSFMAPVGRPDVDALRNLSAAIVVDQERMGANSRSTVGTATDAHTMLRIVFSRLGTPHVGTSGAFSFNLPEGMCPDCEGLGKVSSIDIDQLVDKELSLDEGAITVPNFAPGSWYWKGLAESGFVDPAVKLKDYTPQQWEDFMHKPATKMKLGGMNTTYEGLLVKVQRLFLSKDKEATQPHIRAFVDRAITFRRCPSCDGARLNQAALSSKIEGLNIADCSSMQINDLADFLRKIDDPSVGPLMQTLRGTLDSLVEIGLGYLSLDRESGTLSGGEAQRVKMVRHLGSSLTDVTYVFDEPTVGLHPHDIQRMNGLLLLLKDKGNTVLVVEHKPETIEIADHVVDLGPGAGPNGGQICYTGDVAGLRVSGTLTGRHLDHRARLRTDVRAARGQIEIRNATRHNLRGVDVDIPLGVLTVVTGVAGSGKSSLIHGSLSTRDDVVVLDQSAIRGSRRSNPATYTGLLDPIRTAFAKANGVKAALFSANSEGACPKCKGIGLIYTDLAMMAGVATVCEECEGKRFTAEVLTYKLRGKDISEVLAMPVAEAREFFPSGQARTILDRLSDVGLGYLGLGQPLTTLSGGERQRIKLAIRMAEKSATYVLDEPTTGLHLADVDQLLGLLDRLVDDGNTVVVIEHHQAVMAHADWIVDLGPGAGSDGGQVVFTGTPADLVASGDTLTARHLRTYVGR; this is encoded by the coding sequence ATGCCTTCGGCCGCCGACAGCCACGACATGATCCAGGTGCGCGGAGCCAGAGAGAACAACCTCGCCGACGTCTCGGTCGACATCCCCAAACGCCGCCTCACCGTCTTCACCGGTGTCTCGGGGTCGGGGAAGTCGTCCTTGGTGTTCGGCACCATCGCCGCCGAATCGCAGCGGCTGATCAACGAGACCTACACCGCGTTCATCCAGTCCTTCATGGCCCCCGTCGGACGGCCGGACGTGGACGCGCTGCGGAACCTGAGCGCCGCGATCGTCGTCGACCAGGAGCGGATGGGGGCCAACTCCCGCTCCACGGTCGGCACCGCGACCGACGCGCACACGATGCTGCGGATCGTCTTCAGCAGGCTGGGGACCCCGCACGTGGGGACGTCGGGAGCGTTCAGCTTCAACCTTCCCGAGGGGATGTGCCCCGACTGCGAGGGGCTGGGGAAGGTCTCCAGCATCGACATCGACCAGCTCGTCGACAAAGAGCTTTCACTCGACGAAGGGGCGATCACCGTCCCGAACTTCGCGCCCGGCAGCTGGTACTGGAAGGGGCTGGCGGAGTCCGGTTTCGTCGATCCGGCGGTCAAGCTCAAGGACTACACCCCGCAGCAGTGGGAAGACTTCATGCACAAACCCGCCACCAAGATGAAGCTCGGCGGGATGAACACCACCTACGAGGGCCTGCTGGTGAAGGTGCAGCGGCTGTTCCTGTCGAAGGACAAGGAAGCGACGCAGCCGCACATCCGGGCCTTCGTGGACAGGGCGATCACGTTCCGGCGATGCCCGTCGTGCGACGGCGCGCGGCTCAACCAAGCGGCGCTGTCCTCGAAGATCGAAGGACTGAACATCGCCGACTGCTCGTCGATGCAGATCAACGATCTCGCGGATTTCCTCCGCAAGATCGACGATCCGTCGGTGGGGCCGCTGATGCAGACCCTGCGCGGCACCCTCGACTCGCTCGTCGAGATCGGCCTCGGCTACCTGAGCCTCGATCGCGAATCCGGGACGCTTTCGGGCGGTGAGGCGCAGCGCGTGAAGATGGTGCGGCACCTGGGTTCCAGCCTCACCGACGTCACCTACGTGTTCGACGAGCCGACCGTCGGGCTGCACCCGCACGACATCCAGCGGATGAACGGTCTCCTGCTCCTGTTGAAGGACAAGGGGAACACGGTGCTCGTGGTCGAGCACAAACCGGAGACCATCGAGATCGCCGACCACGTCGTCGACCTCGGCCCCGGCGCGGGCCCGAACGGCGGGCAGATCTGCTACACCGGCGACGTCGCCGGCCTGCGGGTGTCCGGCACGCTCACCGGACGGCACCTCGACCACCGTGCCCGGCTGCGCACGGACGTCCGCGCGGCACGCGGGCAGATCGAGATCCGCAACGCGACCCGGCACAACCTGCGCGGTGTCGACGTCGACATCCCGCTGGGCGTGCTGACCGTGGTCACGGGGGTCGCCGGTTCGGGCAAGAGCTCGCTCATCCACGGTTCACTGTCCACAAGGGACGACGTGGTGGTGCTCGACCAGTCGGCCATCCGCGGCTCGCGGCGGAGCAATCCGGCGACCTACACCGGCCTGCTCGACCCGATCCGCACCGCGTTCGCCAAGGCCAACGGCGTCAAGGCGGCCCTGTTCAGCGCGAACTCCGAAGGCGCGTGCCCGAAATGCAAGGGCATCGGGCTGATCTACACCGACCTGGCGATGATGGCCGGGGTGGCGACGGTCTGCGAGGAATGCGAGGGCAAGCGGTTCACCGCCGAGGTCCTGACCTACAAACTGCGGGGCAAGGACATCAGCGAGGTGCTCGCCATGCCCGTCGCCGAGGCACGCGAGTTCTTCCCGTCAGGGCAGGCGCGGACGATCCTGGACCGGCTTTCCGACGTCGGCCTCGGCTACCTCGGGCTCGGGCAGCCGCTCACCACGCTGTCCGGCGGGGAGCGGCAGCGGATCAAACTCGCCATCCGGATGGCGGAGAAGTCGGCGACCTATGTCCTCGACGAGCCGACCACCGGCCTGCACCTCGCCGACGTCGACCAGTTGCTGGGCCTGCTCGACCGGCTCGTCGACGACGGGAACACGGTGGTGGTCATCGAGCACCACCAGGCCGTGATGGCGCACGCGGACTGGATCGTCGATCTCGGGCCGGGCGCGGGTTCGGACGGGGGCCAGGTGGTGTTCACGGGCACTCCGGCCGATCTGGTCGCTTCGGGTGACACGCTCACGGCGCGGCACCTTCGCACCTACGTGGGCCGCTAG
- a CDS encoding TetR/AcrR family transcriptional regulator, protein MVVYAAQGDPRRSMALLWRTEPPDAERPGPKPGLSVELIVETAITIADAEGMAGLSMRAVGDRLGRTAMALYTYVPSKSELVDLMYDKALAEVSVVYDGDGWRADAARWAEDLWDFYLRHPWVLQVSQARPVLGPNEYVVLEALVKILRRTGLRPAALRRLVSALYSCVREPARTASEARLAEKVTGQSDDEWWHARSAHLKEVSPDFAERFPTLTWMEAEQAFRMEDETVSYLEQEAREAFEFSLSVLLDGIEVATKAE, encoded by the coding sequence GTGGTCGTCTACGCGGCGCAGGGTGACCCTCGGCGGTCGATGGCACTGCTGTGGCGGACCGAGCCGCCGGACGCCGAGCGGCCCGGCCCCAAGCCGGGGCTTTCGGTGGAACTGATCGTCGAAACCGCCATCACCATCGCGGACGCCGAAGGCATGGCGGGCCTTTCGATGCGTGCGGTCGGGGACAGGCTCGGCCGGACGGCCATGGCGCTCTACACCTATGTCCCGAGCAAGAGCGAACTCGTCGATCTCATGTACGACAAGGCGCTCGCCGAGGTCTCGGTCGTTTACGACGGAGACGGCTGGCGCGCGGACGCCGCGCGCTGGGCCGAGGATCTCTGGGACTTCTACCTTCGGCACCCGTGGGTCCTGCAGGTCTCGCAGGCGCGGCCGGTGCTCGGGCCGAACGAGTACGTCGTGCTGGAAGCGCTGGTGAAGATCCTGCGCCGGACCGGGTTGCGCCCGGCGGCGCTGCGACGGCTGGTCAGCGCGCTGTACTCGTGCGTGCGAGAGCCCGCCAGGACGGCTTCGGAGGCCAGGCTCGCCGAAAAGGTGACAGGGCAATCCGACGACGAGTGGTGGCACGCGAGGTCCGCGCATCTGAAGGAGGTCTCGCCGGACTTCGCCGAGCGATTCCCGACGCTGACCTGGATGGAGGCCGAGCAGGCGTTCCGCATGGAGGACGAGACGGTGTCCTATCTGGAGCAGGAGGCGAGGGAGGCCTTCGAGTTCTCGCTGTCCGTCTTGCTGGACGGAATCGAAGTCGCGACCAAAGCGGAGTAG
- a CDS encoding nitroreductase family deazaflavin-dependent oxidoreductase → MPSDFALKTMNAVHRVIQKVSGGRAGWQVAGMTVLELTTIGRKSGQPRTVLLTSPLREGDAYVIVASRGGDDQHPAWFLNLRDNPDVQVTLKGEAAKPMVASVADADLRARLWPKITADFKNYAQYQTKTDREIPVVLLSPKA, encoded by the coding sequence ATGCCCTCCGATTTCGCCTTGAAGACCATGAACGCCGTCCACCGCGTCATCCAGAAGGTCAGCGGCGGCCGCGCCGGCTGGCAGGTCGCCGGGATGACCGTCCTGGAACTGACCACCATCGGCCGCAAATCCGGCCAGCCGCGCACCGTCCTGCTGACCTCGCCGCTGCGCGAGGGCGACGCGTACGTCATCGTCGCCTCCCGCGGTGGCGACGACCAGCACCCGGCGTGGTTCCTCAACCTCCGCGACAACCCCGACGTCCAGGTCACGCTGAAGGGCGAGGCCGCGAAGCCGATGGTCGCGAGCGTCGCCGACGCCGATCTGCGCGCCCGCCTGTGGCCGAAGATCACCGCGGACTTCAAGAACTACGCGCAGTACCAGACCAAGACCGACCGGGAGATCCCCGTCGTCCTGCTCTCGCCCAAGGCGTAA
- a CDS encoding pyridoxamine 5'-phosphate oxidase family protein, translating to MPMSDSLGLETLDREQCLALLARAGLGRVVFTSRAMPAIQPARFALHHGAIVVRTPSQSALFAGVLDSVVAFAVDEFAKDLGTGWYVTVVGRASEVRDPLVIAELETLPLGCWTGRTDSRYLRIPIESVTGRRILGACSNEALSVIDAPDERSGRVCHS from the coding sequence ATGCCGATGTCCGACTCCTTGGGTCTCGAAACGCTCGATCGCGAGCAGTGCCTGGCGCTGCTCGCGCGGGCCGGGCTCGGCCGGGTGGTGTTCACCTCCCGGGCCATGCCCGCCATCCAGCCGGCGCGGTTCGCGCTGCACCACGGCGCGATCGTGGTACGGACGCCGTCACAGAGCGCGCTGTTCGCCGGGGTACTCGACAGTGTGGTGGCCTTCGCCGTCGACGAGTTCGCCAAGGACCTGGGGACGGGCTGGTACGTCACCGTCGTCGGCCGCGCCTCCGAGGTGCGCGACCCCCTGGTGATCGCCGAACTCGAGACCTTGCCGCTGGGCTGCTGGACCGGCCGGACGGACTCCCGGTATCTCCGGATCCCCATCGAGTCGGTAACCGGTCGAAGGATCCTCGGCGCTTGCAGTAACGAAGCACTGTCCGTGATCGACGCACCAGATGAGCGATCCGGGCGCGTTTGTCATTCCTGA